From Chitinivibrionales bacterium, one genomic window encodes:
- the rsxC gene encoding electron transport complex subunit RsxC, which translates to MFGKFSFKGGVHPSHCKDQTASLNIETLPAPEKVIIPLSQHIGAPAKIAVKRDDMVKIGQVLGEAGGFVSAPVHASVSGKVVSVGPFAHPLGKQVTAVEIENDGNDDTVEFTPLPTPWREAAPQEIVQKISAAGIVGMGGASFPTHVKLSPPSNKPIDTVIINGAECEPYLTADHRLMLEKTEEMLCGAMIIKKILGASKIWIGIEENKPDAIAVISEKIAQDKFKEISLAKLKAKYPQGGEKQLINAVTKRQVPSGGLPMDCGCVVQNIGTAYTIWDAVCNGKPLYQRVVTVTGSTIRKPANLLVRIGTPIKTLLEHCDIDYDSTQKVIMGGPMMGLAQSDFTAPVIKSTSGILGYKTLTTGVREYDCISCGNCVKACPIHLVPSYLAKYVQKGLYEDAMTWNILDCMECGSCAYACPSKINLVHYMKVGKFHAMGIKKEKEKK; encoded by the coding sequence GCTTTAAAGGCGGAGTTCACCCTTCACACTGCAAGGATCAAACAGCCTCTCTCAACATAGAAACCCTTCCTGCCCCGGAAAAAGTCATTATTCCTTTATCGCAGCATATCGGCGCACCGGCAAAGATAGCGGTTAAGCGCGATGATATGGTTAAAATCGGTCAGGTGCTTGGGGAAGCCGGCGGTTTTGTGTCCGCTCCGGTGCATGCATCGGTCTCCGGAAAAGTCGTATCTGTGGGGCCCTTTGCTCATCCATTGGGCAAACAGGTGACAGCGGTGGAAATCGAAAACGACGGTAATGATGATACCGTTGAATTCACACCTCTGCCCACTCCCTGGCGTGAGGCGGCACCTCAGGAAATCGTGCAGAAAATTTCAGCAGCCGGAATCGTGGGTATGGGAGGAGCTTCCTTTCCCACTCATGTAAAACTTTCACCGCCCAGCAACAAGCCAATCGATACGGTTATTATCAACGGTGCCGAGTGCGAGCCCTATCTGACCGCAGACCACCGGCTTATGCTCGAAAAAACCGAAGAAATGCTGTGTGGAGCCATGATCATTAAAAAGATTCTGGGCGCATCGAAAATATGGATCGGAATCGAAGAGAACAAACCCGATGCAATAGCGGTAATATCCGAAAAGATTGCTCAGGATAAATTCAAGGAAATTTCCCTGGCAAAGCTGAAAGCAAAATATCCCCAGGGTGGAGAAAAACAGCTTATCAATGCTGTAACCAAACGGCAAGTACCATCAGGTGGCCTTCCGATGGACTGCGGCTGCGTTGTTCAGAATATCGGGACGGCCTATACGATCTGGGATGCTGTCTGCAACGGCAAACCACTCTATCAACGGGTGGTAACGGTCACCGGTTCCACGATCAGAAAACCGGCAAATCTTCTGGTCCGTATCGGCACACCGATCAAAACGCTCCTGGAACACTGTGATATCGATTACGATTCAACGCAAAAGGTGATTATGGGCGGTCCTATGATGGGCCTGGCGCAATCGGACTTTACTGCACCGGTCATCAAATCCACCTCAGGAATTCTGGGCTACAAAACATTAACTACAGGCGTAAGAGAGTACGATTGTATCAGTTGCGGCAATTGCGTCAAAGCATGTCCTATTCATCTGGTACCCTCGTATCTGGCAAAATATGTACAAAAGGGTCTGTACGAAGATGCCATGACCTGGAACATACTCGACTGTATGGAATGCGGTTCATGCGCCTATGCATGTCCGTCAAAGATAAATCTGGTCCACTATATGAAAGTGGGCAAGTTTCACGCAATGGGTATTAAAAAAGAAAAAGAGAAGAAGTAA
- a CDS encoding RnfABCDGE type electron transport complex subunit D codes for MSSEQKLLHISTSPHTKYQETVPSIMLSVCLALIPAFAASIYFFGLRALVLTVVCVVTCLATEWVIVRVLLKRPSTLGDFSALVTAMLLAFNLPPDLPPWMAVIGSIFAIGVVKWAFGGLGHNFINPALAGRAFLMASYAAPMTIFGPPRTGTMSGLSESTLASLTNKVDGISGATPLPAFNKIMELLRNESTQASELQFHIIDFQETISHLFFGNVGGCIGETSAAALILGAIFLWYKHIIGLRVPVLFIGTVFLLSWIFNGTGSFFTSEALLIPVYQIFAGGLMLGALYMATDMVTSPITPMGKAIFGIGCGLLAFTIRKFGGYPEGVSYSILLMNLAVPMLDRYNRPKIYGKVHTNA; via the coding sequence ATGTCGTCAGAGCAAAAGCTTCTTCATATTTCAACATCACCGCACACAAAATATCAGGAAACCGTTCCATCGATAATGCTGAGTGTCTGCCTGGCACTCATTCCTGCTTTTGCGGCATCGATCTACTTTTTCGGGCTACGAGCGCTGGTTTTGACCGTTGTCTGCGTTGTCACATGCCTGGCCACGGAATGGGTGATCGTGCGGGTGCTTCTCAAACGGCCGTCAACACTGGGTGATTTCAGTGCGCTGGTCACCGCCATGCTTCTTGCATTCAATCTACCACCCGACCTTCCACCCTGGATGGCGGTGATAGGTTCGATTTTTGCCATCGGGGTGGTCAAGTGGGCATTCGGCGGTCTGGGACATAACTTTATCAATCCCGCGTTGGCCGGACGAGCCTTTTTGATGGCTTCCTATGCCGCGCCAATGACGATCTTCGGTCCCCCGAGAACCGGGACAATGAGCGGCCTCTCGGAATCAACCCTTGCGTCGTTAACCAATAAAGTCGATGGCATTTCAGGGGCGACTCCGCTCCCGGCTTTCAATAAAATCATGGAACTGCTGCGGAATGAAAGCACACAGGCATCCGAGCTGCAGTTTCACATAATCGATTTTCAGGAAACAATTTCTCATCTTTTTTTCGGCAACGTGGGCGGCTGTATCGGAGAAACATCGGCCGCAGCTCTCATCCTGGGCGCAATATTCCTCTGGTATAAACATATCATCGGGCTCAGGGTTCCGGTTCTTTTCATCGGAACAGTGTTCCTGCTCTCATGGATATTCAACGGCACCGGCTCGTTTTTCACTTCCGAAGCGCTCTTGATTCCCGTATACCAGATATTCGCTGGCGGTCTGATGCTCGGCGCCCTGTATATGGCTACCGACATGGTCACCTCACCGATTACCCCTATGGGCAAAGCGATCTTCGGTATAGGATGCGGTCTGTTGGCTTTCACTATCCGTAAGTTCGGGGGCTATCCCGAAGGAGTGTCCTATTCGATTCTCCTGATGAATCTTGCCGTACCCATGCTCGATCGGTATAACCGGCCGAAAATCTACGGAAAGGTACATACGAATGCTTGA
- a CDS encoding RnfABCDGE type electron transport complex subunit G — translation MLDIIKLSVVLTLVAVGSGLVVALTYSNTKEEIQAQQQRNQLEALQAVFPEGINIEEKEGSKPLPEQYWVAKANDSIVGYAFKESSKGYAGDIQIMVGVDLQGTILGLKVLSHKETPGLGDRVKETPSKKYLWTAFSGQSEKSNPWFTEQFESLNVYKEIGISKSAEYHTLPEKKKEALEEANNVTAITGATISTRAVVTGVTREIPSYLNHLKSNGKAQ, via the coding sequence ATGCTTGACATAATCAAATTATCAGTTGTTTTAACCCTGGTGGCTGTCGGCTCGGGCCTGGTTGTCGCGCTCACCTATTCCAATACCAAAGAAGAAATCCAGGCGCAACAGCAGCGCAATCAGCTGGAAGCCCTTCAGGCGGTATTCCCCGAGGGGATTAATATTGAAGAAAAAGAAGGTTCCAAGCCTCTTCCCGAACAATACTGGGTAGCAAAAGCTAACGATTCGATTGTCGGGTATGCATTCAAAGAGAGCAGCAAAGGTTATGCAGGCGATATTCAGATCATGGTAGGCGTCGATCTTCAGGGAACAATCCTGGGACTTAAAGTCCTCTCTCATAAAGAGACCCCCGGCCTGGGCGACCGAGTCAAAGAAACGCCGTCAAAAAAATATCTCTGGACCGCATTTTCGGGGCAATCGGAAAAAAGCAACCCCTGGTTCACCGAACAGTTCGAAAGTCTGAATGTGTATAAAGAGATCGGGATCAGTAAGTCCGCCGAGTATCATACTTTGCCGGAAAAGAAGAAGGAAGCTCTGGAAGAAGCGAACAACGTAACGGCAATAACCGGTGCGACAATCTCGACCCGAGCAGTAGTAACCGGCGTTACCCGGGAAATTCCGTCATACCTGAACCATCTCAAATCAAACGGGAAAGCGCAATGA
- a CDS encoding RnfABCDGE type electron transport complex subunit E, protein MIKEELKRGIITENPILILALGLCPALAVSTSLQNGLGMGAAATFVLICSNIIVSLIKKWIPEKVRIPSYIVIIATFVTIVELTMKAYLPELNAQLGIFVPLIVVNCVILGRAEAFASKNNLIKSVVDGLVMGLGFTVALCILAIIREILGSNKLWGLKVIPGFKPATIFILAPGGFFTIALVMALTNYFRQKKEDAEK, encoded by the coding sequence ATGATCAAAGAAGAACTCAAACGAGGCATAATCACCGAAAATCCGATTCTTATCCTCGCCCTGGGTCTCTGTCCGGCCCTTGCAGTGAGCACATCCCTGCAAAACGGCCTCGGCATGGGCGCGGCGGCAACCTTTGTGCTGATCTGTTCAAATATTATCGTATCGCTGATCAAGAAATGGATCCCCGAAAAGGTCAGGATCCCTTCATATATCGTGATTATCGCCACCTTCGTGACCATTGTCGAACTAACCATGAAAGCCTACCTTCCCGAGCTCAATGCTCAGTTAGGAATATTTGTTCCCCTAATCGTGGTCAACTGCGTAATACTGGGCCGTGCCGAAGCCTTTGCATCCAAGAATAATTTAATTAAATCAGTTGTCGACGGCCTTGTTATGGGGCTGGGTTTTACGGTGGCTCTCTGTATTTTAGCCATTATACGGGAGATTCTTGGAAGCAACAAGCTCTGGGGTCTGAAAGTCATTCCCGGATTCAAACCCGCGACTATTTTTATCCTGGCTCCCGGTGGATTTTTCACAATCGCCCTGGTCATGGCACTTACGAATTATTTCCGTCAGAAAAAGGAAGATGCTGAAAAATGA
- the rsxA gene encoding electron transport complex subunit RsxA, with translation MSVNIISLVQIAIAAVFINNFVLSRFLGLCPFFGVSKKLSSAIGMGMAVVFVMTVASMITWIIFNYLLVPLDVGYLRTIVFILVIASLVQLVEMALQKFSPVLYESLGIYLPLITTNCAIMGVAVLNAGINDFTGQPYTFIESLVSGITSGIGFTLALVLMAGIREKLELANIPKPLQGLPIAFVTAGLMAIAFLGFSGLNFFK, from the coding sequence ATGAGTGTTAATATTATCAGTCTTGTCCAGATTGCCATAGCCGCTGTTTTCATCAACAATTTCGTGCTCTCCCGTTTTCTGGGCCTCTGCCCCTTTTTCGGGGTTTCAAAAAAGCTGTCGAGTGCAATCGGCATGGGCATGGCGGTGGTCTTTGTTATGACCGTGGCATCGATGATCACCTGGATTATTTTCAATTATCTTCTTGTTCCACTCGATGTCGGCTATCTGCGAACGATAGTTTTCATACTGGTCATAGCATCATTGGTACAGCTGGTCGAAATGGCCCTTCAAAAGTTTTCTCCGGTACTGTACGAATCTTTGGGTATCTACCTGCCCCTTATCACGACCAATTGTGCCATCATGGGGGTAGCTGTTCTTAATGCAGGTATAAATGATTTTACCGGTCAACCGTATACATTTATTGAGAGCCTGGTAAGCGGAATTACATCGGGTATTGGTTTTACCCTGGCATTGGTTCTGATGGCCGGTATCAGAGAAAAGCTCGAACTGGCAAATATCCCAAAGCCACTGCAAGGGCTTCCCATCGCCTTTGTAACAGCCGGATTGATGGCGATTGCTTTTCTGGGATTCTCCGGGCTCAATTTTTTCAAGTAA
- a CDS encoding RnfABCDGE type electron transport complex subunit B has product MFFGIGLGIASKKLGVRVDPRISRIQDVLPNANCGACGYPGCSAFAKAVAEGKADPTGCIPGGSKIANQIAEIMGVSASETEPMMAVVHCKGGKKEAAERAIYDGIQDCHAAVLAGNGAKVCPDGCLGLGSCVAACPFDAIYINDNGVAVIKPNKCTGCGKCVKACPRNIIELIPRIHKIFLGCNNHDRGAKVKKYCSVGCTACTLCVKATPSGAIQMENNLPKLDYEQNENFVPAAYKCPQKCFIDLVKARPKVNISPQCDGCGECITVCPVKDAITGEKGQRHVVNKEKCIGCGICLHHCHVHAISLWGGLGYSKSK; this is encoded by the coding sequence ATGTTTTTCGGCATAGGCCTCGGCATAGCTTCCAAAAAGCTCGGTGTACGGGTCGATCCCCGAATTTCACGGATTCAGGATGTCCTTCCTAATGCTAACTGCGGCGCCTGCGGATATCCCGGCTGTTCGGCTTTTGCCAAAGCGGTTGCAGAAGGCAAAGCCGATCCTACCGGCTGTATTCCCGGCGGTTCCAAAATTGCCAATCAGATCGCCGAAATAATGGGCGTGTCGGCTTCCGAGACCGAACCGATGATGGCGGTAGTTCACTGCAAAGGCGGAAAAAAAGAAGCCGCCGAGCGGGCGATCTACGACGGCATTCAGGATTGTCACGCAGCGGTTCTGGCCGGCAATGGTGCAAAAGTCTGTCCCGACGGTTGCCTGGGCCTGGGGAGTTGTGTTGCTGCCTGTCCTTTCGACGCTATTTATATCAATGATAACGGCGTTGCTGTCATCAAGCCCAACAAATGTACCGGTTGCGGTAAATGCGTGAAAGCATGCCCCCGGAATATTATCGAACTCATTCCCCGAATTCACAAAATATTCCTCGGATGCAACAACCACGACCGGGGTGCAAAAGTTAAAAAATACTGTTCAGTCGGCTGTACCGCATGTACGCTCTGCGTCAAAGCAACTCCCTCAGGGGCGATCCAGATGGAAAATAACCTGCCCAAACTCGACTATGAACAGAACGAAAACTTTGTTCCGGCCGCCTACAAGTGCCCACAAAAATGCTTTATTGATCTGGTAAAAGCGCGGCCCAAGGTTAATATCAGTCCTCAATGCGACGGCTGCGGCGAATGCATTACCGTCTGCCCGGTCAAAGACGCCATCACCGGCGAAAAGGGGCAGCGACATGTGGTTAACAAAGAAAAATGCATCGGCTGCGGTATCTGCCTCCACCATTGCCATGTCCATGCGATATCGCTCTGGGGAGGACTTGGGTATAGTAAATCGAAGTAA
- the aroC gene encoding chorismate synthase: MGNSFGNSYRVTTFGESHCKGVGCIIDGCPAGMTLHASDIRKQLNRRRPGQSAISTERAEKDRVILYSGVEGDKTLGTPIMLVVHNEDQRPGDYSQMLSVPRPSHADYTYQMKFGIRASSGGGRASARETIGRVCAGAVAEKFLSETYGTEIVAWVSSVGDIQAPMPEIDTLSREIVDTTVTRCPDTDTATRMEQLIARTKEEKDSIGGCVMCVCRNVPPGLGEPVFDKLEALLAHAMLSLPATKAFEIGSGFKGTTMKGSSHNDMFVKKGDSLGTATNYSGGVLGGISNGEPVVFRVGFKPTATIGKAQKTADFSGKSTVLEARGRHDPCVVNRAVPIIESMAALVLADCALRQQSRR, from the coding sequence ATGGGAAACAGTTTCGGAAATTCATATCGTGTTACTACCTTTGGTGAATCACATTGTAAGGGAGTCGGCTGTATTATCGACGGGTGCCCAGCCGGAATGACCTTACATGCCTCCGATATCCGGAAGCAGCTCAACCGGCGCCGTCCGGGCCAGAGTGCGATCTCGACCGAACGTGCGGAAAAAGACCGCGTCATACTCTACTCCGGGGTTGAAGGCGACAAAACGCTGGGGACTCCGATTATGCTCGTCGTACACAATGAAGATCAGCGGCCGGGAGATTATTCGCAGATGCTCTCTGTTCCGCGCCCCTCCCATGCCGATTATACCTATCAGATGAAATTCGGCATTCGCGCTTCAAGCGGCGGTGGGCGTGCATCCGCCCGCGAAACAATCGGTCGGGTATGCGCGGGCGCAGTGGCCGAAAAGTTCCTTTCCGAAACGTACGGCACAGAAATTGTCGCCTGGGTCAGTTCGGTGGGGGACATCCAGGCCCCGATGCCCGAGATCGATACCCTGTCCCGCGAGATCGTCGACACAACGGTGACCCGCTGTCCCGACACCGATACCGCCACCCGGATGGAACAGTTGATTGCCCGGACCAAAGAAGAAAAGGATTCGATTGGTGGCTGTGTCATGTGTGTGTGCCGCAATGTTCCGCCGGGACTGGGAGAGCCGGTGTTTGATAAGCTGGAAGCGCTGCTGGCCCATGCGATGCTGTCATTGCCCGCAACAAAGGCCTTTGAGATCGGCTCCGGATTCAAGGGCACAACAATGAAAGGCTCCAGCCATAACGATATGTTTGTTAAAAAGGGTGACAGCCTTGGTACAGCAACCAACTACAGCGGCGGCGTTCTGGGCGGGATCTCAAATGGTGAACCGGTCGTGTTTCGAGTTGGATTCAAGCCGACTGCTACGATTGGAAAAGCCCAAAAAACCGCCGATTTCAGCGGTAAATCGACAGTCCTGGAAGCCCGGGGACGGCATGACCCCTGTGTTGTCAACCGCGCGGTTCCAATCATAGAAAGCATGGCCGCACTGGTACTCGCAGATTGTGCGCTACGACAACAGAGCAGGCGATAA
- a CDS encoding PAS domain S-box protein, with protein MSAIKNNTAQIAQTWNKEHARFFIENFIGIAYQLKPKIPQPIFFHGTVEEITGYAVADFIEGRIHWIDLVHPDDRERFDSEAKRLMTIPGHVSNGEYRIYTQTGEIRWLQDIAHAIRDEDNKIVFLQGTIYDKTPQKKAEEALLESETKYRTLFENAGDGIFLMDSNTFIDCNGHALKIFGCRFRDQIIGHSPYEFSPPLQADGRDSRKLALEHIVAALEGWRQFFQWTHTRHDGTSFPAEVSLTKIEIQGKTLVQAIVRDITQRKQAEDEREQTLAILEASLAQSPSGILIADIPDVTIRWANEAAMAIRGKTTLPLKGIDVTRHSASWQLYHPDGTPYPSKKLPLSRAVLKGKATHNEEIIIRDDNGRDHWVSVNAAPVRDKCGRVISGIVVFLEITERKRAEKALRESEARINSIFRAAPIGIGVVSNRVFTRVNDKFCDMVGYSRDELIGKNSRMLYPTIDDYEEVGRVKYRKISQQGTGAVETRFRRKDGKIIEILLSSTPLDPNNLPAGVTFTVLDITARKEATERLKASLREKETLLQELYHRTKNNMQVISAFLELQGISSDNPEVLRIIRESGNRIRTMALAHEKLYKSKSLTRVDMKSYITDVVHLLAASFDISESRINIEFNVQEIDSLIDIAMPCGLILNELVSNCFKYAFPEGRRGRINIALRRLGPHLLELTIADNGVGVPPGFDIMNTSTLGISVVQQIVKSQLRGSLRVETDKGLRWIVHFRDDLYDERV; from the coding sequence ATGTCTGCCATAAAGAATAACACCGCCCAGATTGCACAAACCTGGAACAAGGAGCATGCCCGTTTTTTCATCGAAAACTTCATTGGAATAGCCTATCAGCTCAAACCAAAGATACCACAACCGATATTTTTTCACGGCACTGTCGAGGAAATCACCGGTTATGCGGTTGCCGATTTTATTGAGGGGAGAATCCACTGGATCGATCTTGTTCATCCCGATGACCGAGAAAGATTTGACAGTGAGGCAAAACGTCTGATGACCATCCCAGGCCATGTATCGAACGGCGAATATAGAATCTATACACAAACGGGTGAAATACGATGGCTGCAGGACATTGCGCATGCCATCCGTGATGAAGACAACAAAATAGTTTTCCTCCAGGGTACCATCTACGACAAAACGCCCCAGAAAAAGGCTGAAGAAGCACTACTAGAGAGTGAAACGAAATACCGTACTCTTTTTGAAAATGCCGGTGACGGGATTTTTCTTATGGATAGCAATACTTTCATTGACTGCAACGGACATGCATTGAAAATCTTTGGTTGTCGGTTTCGAGACCAGATTATTGGACACAGTCCCTATGAATTTTCTCCCCCCCTGCAGGCCGACGGCCGGGATTCCCGCAAGCTTGCGCTTGAGCATATTGTGGCAGCCCTTGAAGGCTGGCGGCAATTTTTCCAATGGACTCATACCAGACATGACGGTACATCTTTTCCGGCTGAAGTCAGCCTGACAAAAATAGAAATACAAGGCAAAACGCTTGTACAGGCCATTGTAAGAGATATAACCCAACGGAAACAGGCGGAGGATGAAAGAGAGCAGACATTGGCGATACTTGAGGCTTCGCTTGCTCAGTCGCCCTCAGGCATACTGATCGCCGATATTCCTGATGTCACTATTCGATGGGCCAATGAGGCAGCTATGGCTATTCGTGGCAAAACCACATTGCCCCTTAAGGGAATCGATGTCACCAGACACTCGGCAAGCTGGCAATTGTATCACCCCGACGGCACCCCCTATCCATCAAAAAAATTGCCCCTCTCGCGCGCTGTTCTCAAGGGTAAGGCTACTCATAATGAAGAAATCATAATCCGTGATGATAATGGACGAGACCATTGGGTGTCGGTCAATGCCGCTCCGGTCAGGGATAAATGTGGACGAGTTATTTCCGGCATTGTTGTGTTCCTCGAGATCACCGAACGAAAACGGGCCGAAAAGGCCCTGCGTGAAAGTGAAGCCAGGATAAACAGCATCTTTCGAGCTGCACCGATAGGTATCGGTGTTGTCTCCAACCGCGTGTTCACCAGGGTAAATGACAAATTTTGTGATATGGTCGGCTATTCCCGGGATGAACTTATTGGAAAGAACAGCAGAATGCTTTATCCTACGATTGATGACTATGAGGAAGTCGGCAGAGTTAAGTATAGAAAAATCTCTCAACAGGGTACTGGTGCTGTTGAGACCCGATTCAGGCGAAAAGATGGCAAAATTATTGAAATACTTCTCTCTTCCACGCCATTAGACCCAAATAACCTTCCAGCCGGTGTCACTTTTACAGTGCTTGATATCACAGCACGTAAAGAAGCGACTGAACGTCTGAAGGCATCACTAAGAGAGAAGGAAACACTCCTCCAGGAATTATATCACAGAACAAAAAATAACATGCAGGTAATATCCGCTTTTCTGGAACTCCAGGGCATATCATCGGATAATCCCGAAGTATTACGAATAATACGGGAGAGTGGAAATCGCATTCGCACTATGGCTCTTGCGCACGAAAAGCTCTACAAGAGTAAAAGTCTTACTCGAGTTGATATGAAGTCCTACATTACCGATGTCGTTCACCTCCTTGCAGCAAGTTTCGATATTTCTGAATCCCGTATCAATATTGAATTCAATGTTCAAGAGATTGATAGTTTAATCGATATCGCTATGCCCTGTGGTTTAATTCTCAACGAGCTGGTCTCAAACTGTTTCAAGTATGCATTTCCAGAGGGACGTCGGGGACGAATTAATATCGCGCTGCGAAGGCTTGGGCCTCATTTGCTGGAACTGACCATTGCCGACAATGGCGTTGGAGTACCCCCCGGATTCGACATTATGAATACTTCAACCCTTGGTATCTCTGTGGTTCAACAAATTGTCAAAAGCCAGCTGCGTGGTTCACTCCGAGTCGAAACGGATAAGGGCCTGCGGTGGATTGTCCATTTCCGGGATGACCTTTATGATGAACGTGTATAA